In Synechococcus sp. CC9616, the following are encoded in one genomic region:
- a CDS encoding AAA family ATPase, whose protein sequence is MSQDLFAFHGEQQRRRMAPLADRMRPRNLDEFEGQSGILAEGRLLRRAIAADRVGNVILHGPPGVGKTTLARIIANHTRAHFSSLNAVLAGVKDLRTEVDAARLRLERHGLRTILFIDEVHRFNSAQQDALLPWVENGTVTLIGATTENPYFEVNKALVSRSCLFRLTPLEPDDLHQLLQRAIDDPERGYGQQTVQLSEEAASHLVDVAGGDARSLLNALELAVESSELDEQGAIQIDLAIAEESIQQRAVLYDKHGDAHYDTISAFIKSLRGSDADAALFWLARMVEAGENPRFIFRRMLIAAGEDVGLADPQAVVVVEACAAAFDRVGLPEGLYPLAQAAIYLAGAEKSNSVLGFFDALKTVRAANRQDVPSHLRDANRDGAAFGDGAGYRYPHAYAEHWVEQQYLPSLLQGEVFWQPGHLGWEGERRERMAERRAAQLAAAAELAVEQPLLLSSGPDSPAVDRWIQRQLGQEGERLNRLRQRLWQGVSWQRTDRVLLVGMRSLLWAIDPLAKVPEGGVTLLAASEEDRLRLEAQLDLLDAERRPKVLGGEHEALNELLPEHNFEWIGGRLGALDLQQPHRSELWSCLADRCTANTRLRLLVSRPEAGPATALLHTLRLSGKSQSTNQPALKTLLDEEQRWLSGLKGPAKQLKKLGWQLDEEDWNETLDLGGGAALEQRWLAEGSAYRLAMQAVDQTVLEELRPMLRQNSEPGLALPMHHQLLTGRYQATKKSPG, encoded by the coding sequence TTGAGCCAGGACCTCTTCGCGTTTCATGGCGAACAACAGCGTCGCCGGATGGCCCCGCTGGCCGATCGCATGCGCCCCCGAAATCTCGATGAATTCGAGGGACAGAGCGGAATCCTGGCTGAAGGGCGACTGCTGCGCCGTGCCATTGCCGCCGATCGCGTCGGCAACGTGATCCTGCATGGACCGCCGGGGGTGGGCAAAACGACCCTGGCGCGGATCATTGCCAACCACACCCGCGCTCACTTCAGCAGCCTCAATGCCGTTCTGGCAGGGGTAAAAGACCTCAGAACCGAGGTGGATGCCGCCCGACTGCGGCTGGAGCGCCATGGACTGCGCACCATCCTGTTCATCGACGAGGTGCATCGCTTTAACAGTGCCCAGCAGGATGCCCTGCTGCCCTGGGTGGAGAACGGAACTGTCACCTTGATCGGTGCCACCACCGAGAACCCTTATTTCGAAGTCAACAAGGCCCTGGTGAGTCGATCATGCCTGTTCCGGCTCACCCCACTGGAGCCCGACGATCTTCACCAGTTACTGCAACGGGCGATCGATGACCCGGAACGGGGCTACGGCCAGCAAACCGTGCAGCTCAGCGAGGAGGCCGCCTCCCATCTCGTGGATGTGGCCGGAGGAGATGCCCGAAGCCTGCTCAATGCCCTTGAGCTCGCCGTGGAAAGCAGTGAGCTCGATGAGCAGGGAGCCATCCAGATCGATCTGGCCATTGCTGAGGAATCGATCCAACAACGAGCCGTGCTGTACGACAAGCACGGCGATGCCCACTACGACACGATCAGCGCCTTCATCAAGTCGCTGCGGGGGTCCGACGCCGATGCAGCGCTGTTTTGGCTGGCCCGGATGGTGGAAGCAGGAGAAAATCCACGCTTCATTTTCCGGCGGATGCTGATCGCTGCTGGAGAGGATGTCGGCCTCGCGGATCCACAGGCGGTGGTGGTGGTAGAAGCCTGCGCTGCCGCCTTTGATCGTGTTGGCCTGCCAGAGGGGCTGTACCCCCTTGCTCAGGCCGCCATTTACCTGGCAGGTGCTGAGAAAAGCAACAGCGTGCTGGGCTTCTTCGACGCTCTGAAAACGGTGCGTGCCGCCAACCGTCAGGACGTTCCCAGCCACCTGCGTGATGCCAATCGCGATGGGGCGGCCTTCGGCGATGGGGCGGGCTATCGCTATCCCCATGCCTACGCGGAGCATTGGGTGGAGCAGCAATACCTTCCCTCCCTGTTGCAAGGGGAGGTGTTCTGGCAGCCAGGGCATCTGGGCTGGGAAGGTGAGCGGCGGGAGCGCATGGCGGAGCGCCGGGCCGCCCAGCTCGCCGCGGCCGCTGAGCTGGCGGTGGAGCAGCCGCTGCTCCTGAGCAGCGGACCGGACAGCCCTGCGGTGGATCGCTGGATCCAGCGTCAGCTCGGCCAGGAAGGGGAACGACTGAATCGACTGCGGCAGCGGCTTTGGCAGGGGGTTTCATGGCAACGGACCGATCGGGTGCTGCTTGTGGGCATGCGCTCACTGCTCTGGGCCATTGATCCTCTGGCGAAAGTTCCCGAAGGTGGTGTGACCCTACTGGCGGCATCGGAGGAGGATCGTCTCCGCCTCGAGGCCCAGCTCGACCTGCTCGATGCGGAACGTCGCCCCAAGGTGCTCGGCGGTGAGCATGAGGCCCTCAATGAGCTGCTGCCAGAGCACAACTTTGAATGGATCGGAGGCCGACTCGGCGCACTCGACCTGCAGCAACCGCACAGATCAGAGCTCTGGTCTTGCCTTGCTGATCGCTGCACAGCCAACACCAGGTTGCGGCTGCTGGTCAGCCGGCCTGAAGCAGGACCTGCCACGGCCTTGCTGCACACGCTCCGGCTGTCAGGCAAGAGCCAATCAACCAATCAGCCCGCGCTCAAAACACTGCTGGACGAAGAACAACGCTGGCTCAGTGGACTCAAGGGACCGGCCAAGCAGCTCAAAAAGCTGGGATGGCAACTGGACGAGGAGGACTGGAACGAAACGCTTGACCTCGGAGGCGGTGCAGCTCTGGAACAACGCTGGTTGGCGGAAGGTTCCGCCTATCGCCTGGCCATGCAGGCAGTCGACCAAACCGTGTTGGAAGAACTTCGTCCAATGCTGCGACAGAACAGTGAGCCAGGCCTGGCGCTGCCGATGCACCACCAACTGCTGACGGGCCGTTACCAGGCCACAAAAAAAAGCCCCGGTTGA
- a CDS encoding 4'-phosphopantetheinyl transferase superfamily protein, with product MPVSLSQQESDWAADLTGEHSEQFRRSRSWLRACLADSFGVSPQSIPLRAPPGVAPKLEPGWGYVSISHTSDALLLSWSRQAIGVDLERSDRVFNAAALAQRFFHTDDRAALCGLPTAALRREVLRQWIAKEAAIKWQEGSLAIDLSRWSWSGSQAHARHQDHGLQVRLQHLTVGHWWMAIANNAGTAGLKHMVCLL from the coding sequence ATGCCCGTCAGCCTTTCGCAGCAGGAGTCTGATTGGGCCGCTGATTTGACGGGAGAACACTCGGAACAATTCCGCCGCTCCCGCTCCTGGCTGCGTGCCTGCCTGGCGGATAGTTTTGGGGTGTCGCCACAAAGCATCCCCCTGAGGGCTCCCCCTGGGGTGGCTCCAAAACTGGAGCCTGGCTGGGGTTACGTCAGCATCAGCCATACCAGTGATGCCTTGCTGCTGAGCTGGTCTCGCCAAGCGATCGGCGTTGATCTGGAGCGATCAGATCGAGTTTTCAATGCTGCTGCCCTGGCTCAGCGTTTTTTCCACACCGATGACCGAGCCGCCTTGTGCGGGCTGCCAACGGCAGCTCTCCGGCGCGAGGTTCTGCGTCAGTGGATCGCCAAAGAGGCGGCGATCAAATGGCAGGAAGGTTCTCTTGCCATTGATCTTTCGCGGTGGTCCTGGAGTGGATCGCAGGCTCATGCCAGACATCAGGACCATGGCCTGCAGGTGCGGCTGCAGCATCTAACTGTTGGTCACTGGTGGATGGCGATTGCCAACAACGCTGGAACCGCCGGACTGAAGCACATGGTCTGCCTACTCTGA
- a CDS encoding type III pantothenate kinase gives MPSVSRGLLIGNSRWHWAEQDGEHWRFDHGPPDSARLIAGQHQRGLIWAAVGAIPVDADLEHRDRLTSADVPLPGCPDWLGVDRVLGAWAAWQNSQLAGMDLSSGLLLADAGTVLSLTLLNADGAFVGGQLSPGLRLQLRSMDVGTESLVCPEVFPDLGDEPRDRFPRGTASAMVRGALQAMAGAVRDAQKRSGACLWICGGDSMTLQRELLDPGSSPIETDVTTDPDLVLKGLVTWIETISPERDR, from the coding sequence GTGCCGTCCGTCTCCCGTGGCCTGCTGATTGGTAACAGCCGCTGGCACTGGGCCGAACAGGACGGAGAGCACTGGAGATTTGATCACGGTCCCCCGGACAGCGCTCGCCTGATCGCTGGACAGCACCAGCGTGGATTGATCTGGGCGGCGGTGGGAGCGATACCCGTTGATGCAGACCTCGAGCATCGGGATCGACTGACGAGCGCAGATGTTCCCCTGCCGGGCTGTCCGGACTGGTTGGGTGTGGATCGTGTCCTTGGCGCCTGGGCCGCCTGGCAGAACAGTCAGCTGGCCGGCATGGATCTCAGCTCTGGCTTGCTGCTTGCCGATGCCGGAACGGTTCTGAGCCTCACGTTGCTCAATGCGGATGGGGCCTTTGTCGGCGGACAGCTGAGTCCGGGCTTGCGGTTGCAGCTGAGGTCGATGGATGTCGGTACCGAGTCGTTGGTCTGTCCAGAGGTGTTTCCAGATCTGGGGGATGAGCCCCGTGATCGCTTCCCCCGGGGTACTGCTTCAGCCATGGTGCGCGGTGCTCTGCAGGCCATGGCTGGAGCGGTGCGGGACGCTCAGAAGCGCTCGGGTGCCTGTCTCTGGATCTGTGGTGGCGATTCCATGACTCTCCAACGGGAGCTGCTTGACCCCGGCAGCTCCCCAATCGAAACCGATGTCACAACGGATCCCGATCTGGTCCTGAAGGGGTTGGTGACGTGGATCGAAACGATCAGTCCAGAGCGAGATCGCTGA
- a CDS encoding efflux RND transporter periplasmic adaptor subunit — translation MRRPLRLLLPLAALITVSSCKGEEPAQPPPPKVQAATATQSEFTEGVDTVSTLEATSRVELAAQESGRILELKIRQGDQVEPGQLLLVLDQVQTQAELARARAKLAEEEAQAETAKTNLDRYEYLAKQGAASEKQRDSYRTQYNTARERVISAKEQIKSIEANLSYSNLRAPSGGFISDVLVKVGDVINKGQTLTSIVQNNELEARVEVPAVFSERLAIGQPVLLSAPGSDAVIATGKVDTINPQINTKTQGLLVKAVFNNPNGKLLNGQRLRTRVLIKAKDELSVPFAAVTQTSGQSFVFRLGSFEELKANPGKADIDTLTKAIEAGKIPASTQFAIQTPVKLGELENDLYPITEGLIPNAKVATTNLLNLKHGMPVQILSKDAAASATPAQEN, via the coding sequence GTGCGTCGACCGCTGCGCCTGCTTCTTCCCCTCGCTGCCCTGATCACAGTCAGCTCCTGCAAAGGTGAGGAACCGGCCCAGCCACCACCGCCGAAAGTGCAGGCGGCGACAGCCACGCAGTCTGAGTTCACCGAAGGCGTCGATACCGTCAGCACCCTGGAAGCCACCAGCCGGGTTGAACTGGCAGCCCAGGAGTCCGGTCGCATTCTCGAGCTGAAGATCCGTCAGGGAGATCAGGTTGAGCCCGGTCAGTTGCTTCTGGTGCTCGATCAGGTGCAGACCCAAGCTGAGCTCGCCAGAGCCAGAGCCAAGCTGGCGGAGGAGGAAGCCCAGGCCGAAACCGCCAAGACAAACCTTGATCGCTACGAATATCTGGCCAAGCAGGGAGCAGCCTCCGAGAAGCAGCGCGACAGCTACCGCACGCAGTACAACACGGCTCGTGAACGGGTGATTTCCGCCAAGGAGCAGATCAAGTCCATTGAGGCGAATCTCAGCTACAGCAACCTGCGGGCTCCTTCTGGAGGATTCATCTCCGATGTGTTGGTGAAGGTTGGTGATGTGATCAACAAGGGGCAAACCCTCACCAGCATTGTTCAGAACAACGAGCTTGAGGCGCGTGTCGAGGTGCCGGCTGTCTTCTCAGAACGATTGGCCATTGGCCAGCCGGTGCTGCTCAGCGCCCCCGGTAGTGACGCTGTGATCGCCACCGGCAAGGTGGACACGATCAACCCTCAGATCAACACCAAGACCCAGGGCCTGTTGGTCAAAGCCGTGTTCAACAATCCCAATGGAAAACTGCTGAATGGTCAACGTCTTCGGACCCGCGTTCTGATCAAGGCCAAAGATGAGCTGTCGGTTCCCTTCGCAGCGGTGACCCAGACCTCGGGCCAGAGTTTTGTGTTCCGTCTTGGCAGCTTCGAGGAGCTCAAGGCCAACCCCGGCAAGGCCGATATCGACACACTGACGAAAGCTATTGAGGCCGGCAAAATCCCAGCGAGCACGCAGTTTGCAATCCAGACACCGGTGAAACTGGGTGAACTGGAGAATGACCTCTATCCGATCACAGAGGGCCTGATACCTAACGCAAAGGTGGCTACCACCAACCTGCTCAACCTCAAGCACGGCATGCCTGTCCAGATTTTGTCCAAGGACGCCGCCGCCTCGGCGACTCCAGCTCAAGAGAACTGA
- the bcp gene encoding thioredoxin-dependent thiol peroxidase — protein MALQIGDPAPDFTLPDQNGDPVKLSELKGQRVVLYFYPKDDTPGCTKEACNFRDRWSSFEEHGIRVLGISKDNATSHAKFIGKHELPFTLLTDLEPCPVAASYESYGLKKFMGREYMGMMRHTFVIDAEGKLERTYFKVKAATMADTILSDLALD, from the coding sequence GTGGCTCTTCAGATCGGTGATCCCGCACCCGATTTCACACTCCCGGATCAGAACGGTGACCCCGTGAAGCTGTCCGAACTGAAAGGTCAGCGGGTCGTCCTCTACTTCTATCCGAAGGACGACACTCCCGGATGCACCAAAGAAGCCTGCAATTTCAGAGACCGTTGGTCGAGTTTTGAGGAGCATGGAATTCGCGTGCTGGGCATCAGCAAGGACAACGCCACCTCTCACGCCAAGTTCATCGGCAAGCACGAGCTTCCCTTCACCCTGCTCACAGACCTGGAGCCTTGCCCTGTCGCCGCCAGTTACGAGAGTTACGGCCTCAAGAAATTCATGGGGCGTGAATACATGGGAATGATGCGCCACACCTTCGTGATCGATGCCGAAGGAAAGCTGGAACGCACTTACTTCAAAGTGAAGGCCGCCACCATGGCCGACACCATCCTCAGCGATCTCGCTCTGGACTGA
- a CDS encoding alpha-D-glucose phosphate-specific phosphoglucomutase gives MTTSAPADPTQRQVRLETPFTDQKPGTSGLRKSSSQFEEPNYLESFIEASFRTLPGVQGGTLVLGGDGRYGNRRAIDVILRMGAAHGLSKVIVTTGGILSTPAASNLIRKRQAIGGIILSASHNPGGPEGDFGVKVNGSNGGPTPATFTDAVFECTKTLEQYSIVDAATIPLDSTGLHSIGAMQVEVIDGVDDFVALMQELFNFEQIRDLIRSDFPLAFDAMHAVTGPYATRLFEGLLGAPASSVRNGVPLEDFGGGHPDPNLTYAHELAELLLKGDDYRFGAACDGDGDRNMILGQHCFVNPSDSLAVLTANATLAPAYASGLAGVARSMPTSAAVDVVAKELGIACFETPTGWKFFGNLLDAGKITLCGEESFGTGSNHVREKDGLWAVLFWLQILAERRCSVAEIMAEHWKRFGRHYYSRHDYEAVASEAAHGLYDRLESMLPSLLGQSFAGRNISTADNFSYTDPIDQSVTKGQGLRILLDDGSRVVVRLSGTGTKGATIRVYLESYVPSSGDLNQDPQIALAGMIRAINDLAEIQQRTGMDHPTVIT, from the coding sequence ATGACCACCTCGGCCCCGGCGGATCCGACCCAGCGTCAGGTACGCCTCGAGACCCCCTTCACAGACCAGAAGCCAGGGACCTCCGGCCTGCGCAAGAGCAGCAGCCAGTTCGAGGAGCCCAATTACCTGGAGAGTTTCATCGAGGCGTCGTTTCGCACGCTGCCGGGTGTGCAGGGGGGAACCCTGGTGCTGGGCGGAGACGGCCGTTATGGCAACCGCCGGGCCATCGATGTGATCCTGCGGATGGGCGCCGCCCATGGTCTCAGCAAGGTGATCGTCACCACCGGAGGCATCCTCTCAACACCAGCGGCCTCAAACCTGATTCGCAAACGCCAGGCCATCGGCGGCATCATCCTCTCCGCCAGCCACAACCCTGGAGGTCCAGAGGGCGATTTTGGCGTGAAGGTGAATGGCTCCAACGGTGGACCGACACCCGCCACATTCACCGACGCGGTTTTTGAGTGCACCAAAACCCTTGAGCAGTACTCCATCGTTGATGCGGCAACGATTCCACTCGACAGCACCGGACTGCACAGCATCGGCGCGATGCAGGTGGAGGTGATCGATGGCGTCGATGACTTCGTCGCCCTGATGCAGGAGCTTTTCAACTTCGAGCAAATCCGCGATCTGATCCGCAGCGACTTCCCGCTGGCCTTCGATGCCATGCACGCGGTGACTGGGCCTTACGCCACGCGCCTGTTTGAAGGTCTGCTGGGTGCTCCAGCCAGCAGCGTGCGCAATGGCGTTCCCCTGGAAGATTTCGGCGGTGGTCACCCCGACCCGAACCTCACCTATGCCCATGAGCTGGCTGAGCTGCTGCTCAAGGGCGACGACTACCGCTTCGGCGCCGCCTGCGACGGCGATGGCGATCGCAACATGATCCTGGGGCAGCACTGCTTTGTGAATCCCAGCGACAGCCTCGCGGTACTCACCGCCAATGCCACGCTGGCGCCGGCCTATGCCTCCGGCCTGGCGGGAGTGGCCCGCTCCATGCCCACCAGCGCTGCGGTGGATGTAGTGGCCAAGGAGTTGGGCATTGCCTGCTTCGAAACGCCGACCGGATGGAAATTCTTCGGCAACCTGCTGGATGCCGGCAAGATCACCCTTTGCGGAGAAGAGAGTTTCGGCACCGGCAGCAATCACGTGCGCGAAAAGGACGGGCTATGGGCAGTGCTGTTCTGGCTACAGATCCTGGCTGAGCGTCGCTGCAGCGTGGCCGAGATCATGGCCGAGCACTGGAAGCGCTTCGGACGCCACTACTACTCGCGTCACGACTATGAAGCCGTGGCCAGCGAAGCGGCCCATGGCCTGTACGACCGCCTGGAATCCATGTTGCCGAGCCTGTTGGGTCAGTCGTTTGCCGGACGCAACATCAGCACTGCGGACAACTTCAGCTACACCGACCCAATCGACCAGTCGGTCACCAAAGGGCAGGGGCTTCGCATCCTGTTGGACGACGGCAGCCGCGTGGTGGTGCGTCTCTCCGGCACAGGCACCAAAGGGGCCACGATCAGGGTCTATCTGGAAAGCTATGTGCCCAGCAGCGGCGACCTCAACCAGGATCCCCAGATCGCCCTGGCGGGGATGATCAGAGCCATCAATGACCTGGCCGAAATCCAGCAACGCACGGGCATGGATCATCCAACCGTGATCACATAA
- a CDS encoding efflux RND transporter permease subunit yields MSASNNFITRPVLSTVCSLLIVIVGLIAIPILPIENLPDIAPPTVKVQATYVGADAVSVEQGVTSVLEQQINGVEEMDYITSNSSADGVSSIRVSFNSGTDANINQVNVQNRVALAEPQLPEEVRKSGVTVNKSSTSALLVYNFINKDPSQTEYSVETISGYLDKNLTDNIKRVQGVGEVVYFGNRKIAFRLWLDPEKLAANGITANDVVTQLRSQNRLVPAGKIGGAPAPKGQEFTFTVQLQGRLTSEKEFENIILKTTDDGGLIRLKDVGRVSLGGEVYGVDAIDLRGNPAVGVAIYQLTGSNAIVVSDGVKDVISDFEKTLPVGLEVEKIFDVTDFINQSIKGVTNSLRDAVILVVLILFLFLQNWKATLVPAIAIPVALIGTFGLVLAFGFSLNQLTLFGLVLATGLVVDDAITVVEDTSAKREEGRTAVQAAMETMDELFSAVIATSLVKMAVFIPVLFFPGATGTIYKQFAATILFSISISTFNALTFSPMLSALLLSRETKELNRNQYAVAGVTLGFIYGLLSAGNGAAQALIPTIIGGIVGFVASKVTRLPLRLPFAVGGAVVGLITTGVLFSNPIPVVLFAGIGLVVGWFVPVIFSGFNRFYGGFESRYSSILDMALKARPVVMGILAVGILLTGFAFTRVPAGFVPIEDQGFSVGFVQAPEGVSNEKTLEINRKVAEILRSEPDIASAALFSGASLDGNAPNKGLFFFGTKHWDERTKKEQSLAAIVERLNKKFYDQIDAGRVIVVEPPSIPGYGTGAGFEFQLLDRSSGAYSLSDFFGSAGKIIQDSNANPLLNRVYTLFAPESPQYEITVDRETMASLGVDYGSAMSAFSVNFGGAYVNDTFQEGKVRRVYVQSDDINRSKPQQLTSSYVSNNDGEQIPLSEFFTIKPINGPSVIPHFNLFRSIKVEGSPAPGRSSGQAITAMKQTFEDGKFQGLGFDWTGISREEVKAGSLAVVIFALGILAVFLVLSAQYESYTDPIIILLTVPTALLGALVFLGGAGQVLNIYAQVGLVMLIGLAGGNAILIVDLANQQMGKGMGAIDAARFAAKSRLRPILMTSISSLTGFLPLMLASGAGAQSQASLGLVVFGGLLVATFLSTLVVPVFFVVMKSLLGQADAKPPEGGEGGSSDLQPTPQPS; encoded by the coding sequence ATGTCTGCTTCCAATAACTTCATTACCAGGCCGGTCCTCAGCACGGTCTGCAGTCTGCTGATTGTGATCGTTGGCTTGATCGCTATTCCAATCCTGCCAATTGAGAACCTCCCTGATATCGCTCCACCAACGGTGAAGGTTCAAGCCACCTATGTGGGAGCTGATGCCGTTTCTGTTGAGCAGGGTGTCACCTCAGTGCTTGAGCAGCAGATCAACGGTGTGGAGGAAATGGATTACATCACCTCCAACAGTTCAGCCGATGGCGTGAGTTCCATTCGCGTGTCGTTCAACAGCGGCACGGACGCCAACATCAATCAGGTGAATGTTCAGAACCGGGTTGCTCTGGCTGAACCCCAGCTGCCTGAGGAAGTTCGTAAATCGGGTGTCACGGTCAACAAATCGTCGACCTCAGCCCTGTTGGTTTACAACTTCATTAACAAAGATCCTTCGCAGACTGAATACAGCGTTGAAACAATTAGTGGATATCTTGATAAGAACCTTACAGATAATATCAAGCGGGTGCAAGGTGTTGGTGAAGTGGTTTACTTCGGCAACCGCAAAATCGCTTTCCGCCTCTGGTTGGATCCTGAGAAGTTGGCTGCTAACGGCATCACCGCGAATGATGTGGTCACGCAATTGCGCAGTCAAAACCGTCTTGTTCCAGCTGGAAAGATTGGTGGTGCTCCAGCTCCGAAAGGCCAGGAATTTACCTTCACTGTTCAGCTCCAGGGTCGACTGACTTCTGAGAAAGAATTTGAGAACATCATTCTCAAAACGACGGATGATGGTGGTCTGATCCGGCTTAAAGACGTTGGAAGAGTGAGCCTCGGTGGTGAAGTGTATGGAGTTGATGCGATCGATCTTCGTGGGAATCCCGCTGTTGGTGTTGCGATCTATCAGCTCACTGGTAGTAACGCCATTGTCGTCTCCGATGGCGTGAAGGATGTGATCAGCGACTTCGAAAAAACACTTCCCGTTGGTTTGGAAGTTGAGAAAATCTTCGATGTCACCGACTTCATTAATCAATCGATCAAGGGTGTGACCAATTCCCTTAGGGACGCTGTGATCCTGGTGGTGTTGATCTTGTTCCTCTTTCTTCAGAACTGGAAAGCAACGTTGGTTCCTGCGATCGCAATCCCAGTTGCGCTGATCGGCACGTTTGGCCTGGTGTTGGCCTTCGGTTTCTCGTTGAATCAGCTCACCCTGTTCGGCCTGGTACTTGCCACAGGTTTGGTGGTGGATGACGCCATCACTGTTGTCGAGGACACCTCTGCCAAGAGAGAGGAGGGCCGAACGGCAGTTCAGGCGGCCATGGAAACCATGGACGAATTGTTCAGCGCTGTGATCGCCACCTCTTTGGTGAAGATGGCCGTGTTCATCCCCGTGTTGTTCTTCCCAGGCGCTACGGGAACGATTTACAAGCAGTTCGCTGCCACGATTCTGTTCTCAATCAGCATCTCAACCTTCAACGCGCTCACGTTCTCGCCGATGCTGTCGGCATTGTTGCTCTCGAGAGAAACCAAAGAACTCAATCGCAATCAGTATGCCGTCGCCGGTGTCACCCTCGGTTTCATTTACGGCTTGCTTAGTGCTGGTAACGGAGCAGCGCAAGCGCTGATCCCCACGATCATTGGCGGCATCGTTGGTTTTGTGGCTTCAAAAGTCACCCGACTTCCTCTCAGGTTGCCGTTTGCCGTTGGAGGTGCTGTGGTGGGCTTGATCACCACAGGTGTGCTCTTTTCCAATCCTATTCCGGTGGTGTTGTTTGCAGGGATCGGCTTGGTTGTGGGCTGGTTTGTCCCTGTCATCTTCTCCGGGTTCAACCGTTTCTATGGCGGATTTGAAAGCCGCTATTCGAGCATCCTCGACATGGCATTGAAGGCCCGTCCTGTCGTCATGGGTATTTTGGCGGTGGGCATTCTTCTCACGGGTTTCGCCTTCACCCGTGTTCCTGCTGGCTTTGTGCCGATTGAAGACCAGGGCTTCTCTGTTGGTTTTGTTCAGGCACCTGAGGGTGTGTCCAACGAAAAAACCCTTGAAATCAATCGAAAGGTTGCCGAAATCCTGAGATCAGAGCCTGATATTGCCTCTGCTGCTCTGTTCAGTGGCGCCAGCCTTGACGGTAACGCTCCCAACAAAGGCCTGTTCTTCTTCGGAACCAAACACTGGGATGAGAGGACGAAAAAAGAGCAATCTCTTGCGGCCATTGTTGAACGGTTGAACAAAAAGTTCTACGACCAGATTGATGCCGGTCGTGTGATCGTCGTTGAGCCGCCGTCCATTCCCGGTTATGGAACTGGAGCAGGTTTTGAATTCCAGCTTCTTGATCGCAGCAGTGGTGCTTATTCCCTGTCTGATTTCTTTGGCTCGGCCGGAAAAATCATTCAAGACAGTAATGCGAATCCTCTCTTGAATCGTGTTTATACCCTTTTCGCACCTGAATCGCCCCAGTACGAGATCACCGTTGATCGCGAAACGATGGCGTCGTTGGGAGTGGATTACGGCAGTGCGATGTCAGCTTTCAGTGTCAACTTTGGTGGTGCCTATGTGAACGACACCTTCCAGGAGGGAAAGGTTCGCCGGGTGTATGTCCAGTCGGATGACATCAACCGATCCAAGCCCCAGCAGCTCACATCCAGCTATGTCTCCAACAACGACGGAGAACAGATTCCGTTATCGGAATTCTTCACGATCAAGCCGATCAATGGTCCCAGTGTGATTCCGCACTTCAACCTGTTCCGTTCGATCAAGGTGGAAGGAAGTCCGGCTCCTGGTCGGAGCTCTGGTCAGGCGATTACGGCCATGAAGCAGACCTTTGAAGACGGAAAGTTCCAGGGACTCGGTTTCGATTGGACCGGCATCTCCCGCGAGGAAGTCAAGGCAGGATCCCTGGCTGTTGTGATCTTCGCCCTCGGCATTTTGGCGGTGTTCCTGGTGCTTTCCGCTCAGTATGAGAGCTATACCGACCCGATCATCATTTTGCTGACGGTGCCGACGGCTCTGTTGGGTGCCCTGGTATTCCTCGGCGGTGCCGGCCAGGTTCTCAACATCTATGCCCAGGTGGGTCTGGTGATGTTGATCGGTCTGGCGGGAGGAAACGCCATCTTGATTGTCGACCTGGCCAATCAGCAAATGGGTAAAGGCATGGGGGCAATCGATGCCGCTCGTTTTGCTGCGAAGTCCCGACTTCGCCCGATCCTGATGACGTCGATCTCCTCGCTGACGGGCTTCCTCCCCTTGATGCTCGCAAGCGGTGCTGGAGCTCAGAGCCAGGCTTCCCTGGGTCTTGTGGTGTTTGGCGGATTGCTCGTGGCCACGTTCCTCTCCACCCTTGTGGTGCCGGTTTTCTTCGTGGTGATGAAGAGTTTGTTGGGTCAGGCGGATGCCAAGCCTCCGGAGGGAGGAGAAGGAGGATCCAGTGATCTCCAACCCACGCCCCAGCCCAGCTAA